AGGGTGAGGGTGAATGCGGCGAATCGGTACAGGCCTTCCACCCTCACCCGCCCTCCGGGCACCCACTCCCTGAAAGAGAGAGGAAAAAGTGTCGCCCTACTCCCTCACCGCCCCTTCAAAGTTCGCACCCTCGATGTCTGCACCCCGGAGGCTCGCCCCGCGCAGGTCGGCGCCAGAGAAGTCGGCGCCACGCAGCACCGCGCTGGATAGATCGGCGGCGCGCAGGTCGGCGTATTGGAGCTGCGCCCCTTCGAGGTTGGCTTCTTTCAGGTTGGCGCC
The Chrysiogenia bacterium DNA segment above includes these coding regions:
- a CDS encoding pentapeptide repeat-containing protein yields the protein GANLKEANLEGAQLQYADLRAADLSSAVLRGADFSGADLRGASLRGADIEGANFEGAVRE